One Capricornis sumatraensis isolate serow.1 chromosome 8, serow.2, whole genome shotgun sequence genomic region harbors:
- the ALDH3A1 gene encoding aldehyde dehydrogenase, dimeric NADP-preferring, with protein sequence MSAISEVVQRARAAFNSGRTRPLQFRVQQLEGLRRLIREREKDLVGALAADLHKNEWTAYYEEIVYVLEEIDYMIRKLPEWAADEPVEKTPHTQQDEAYIHSEPLGVVLIIGTWNYPFNLTIQPMVGAIAAGNAVVLKPSELSENTASLLAAILPQYLDQDLYPVINGGVAETTEVLKERFDHILYTGSTGVGRVVMMAAAKHLTPVTLELGGKNPCYVDKDCDLDIACRRIAWGKFMNSGQTCVAPDYILCDPSIQSQIVEKLKKSLKEFYGEDAKKSRDYGRIINSQHFQRVMGLLEGQKVAYGGTGDAATRYIAPTILTDVDPQSPVMQEEVFGPVLPIVCVRSLEEAIQLITQREKPLALYVFSPNDKVIKKMIAETSSGGVTANDVVVHITVHSLPYGGVGDSGMGSYHGRKSFETFSHRRSCLVRPLLNEETLRARYPPSPAKVGDAPSLKRCPGLTVLRPRSAPLAPPLLAPRLAPSARSAPLAPPLLAPHLAPSAWSAPLAPPCSSASFPPSPAPALH encoded by the exons ATGAGCGCAATCAGCGAGGTGGTGCAGCGGGCCAGAGCCGCCTTCAACTCGGGTCGGACGCGCCCGCTCCAGTTTCGCGTCCAGCAGCTGGAGGGGCTGCGGCGCCTGATCCGCGAGCGAGAGAAGGACCTCGTGGGCGCGCTGGCTGCGGACCTCCACAAG AACGAATGGACTGCCTACTACGAGGAGATTGTGTATGTCCTGGAAGAGATCGACTACATGATCAGGAAACTCCCTGAGTGGGCTGCTGACGAGCCTGTGGAGAAGACCCCCCACACCCAGCAGGATGAAGCCTACATCCACTCAGAGCCCCTGGGTGTGGTCCTCATCATCGGCACCTGGAACTACCCCTTCAACCTGACCATCCAGCCCATGGTGGGCGCCATCGCTGCAG GGAATGCAGTGGTCCTGAAACCGTCAGAGCTGAGCGAGAACACGGCGAGCCTGCTGGCTGCCATCCTCCCCCAATACCTGGACCAG GATCTATATCCTGTGATCAACGGGGGTGTTGCTGAGACCACGGAGGTGCTCAAGGAGAGATTCGACCACATCCTGTACACCGGGAGCACCGGGGTGGGCAGGGTCGTCATGATGGCTGCGGCCAAGCACCTGACCCCCGTCACACTGGAGCTGGGGGGCAAGAACCCCTGCTATGTGGACAAGGATTGCGACCTGGACATTGCCTGCAG ACGCATCGCCTGGGGAAAGTTTATGAACAGTGGCCAGACCTGCGTGGCCCCCGACTACATCCTGTGTGACCCCTCTATCCAGAGCCAAATCGTGGAGAAGCTCAAAAAGTCCCTGAAA GAATTCTACGGGGAGGACGCCAAGAAGTCCAGGGACTACGGGAGAATCATCAACTCCCAGCACTTCCAGAGGGTGATGGGCCTGCTGGAGGGCCAGAAGGTCGCCTATGGAGGCACCGGGGATGCGGCCACCCGCTACATCG CCCCCACCATCCTTACGGACGTGGACCCCCAGTCCCCGGTGATGCAGGAGGAGGTCTTCGGGCCCGTCCTGCCCATCGTGTGCGTGCGCAGCCTGGAGGAGGCCATCCAGCTCATCACCCAGCGCGAGAAGCCCCTGGCACTCTATGTCTTCTCACCGAATGACAAG GTGATTAAGAAGATGATTGCAGAGACCTCCAGCGGCGGGGTGACAGCCAATGACGTTGTTGTCCACATCACCGTGCACTCGCTGCCCTACGGGGGTGTGG GGGACAGTGGCATGGGGTCCTACCACGGCAGGAAGAGCTTCGAGACCTTCTCGCACCGCCGCTCCTGCCTGGTGAGGCCTCTGCTGAACGAAGAGACCCTCAGAGCCAGATACCCGCCGAGCCCGGccaaggtgggag ATGCCCCGTCACTGAAGCGGTGCCCTGGCCTCACTGTGCTGCGCCCTCGGAGTGCTCCCCTGGCGCCCCCTCTCCTCGCCCCCCGCCTGGCTCCCAGTGCTCGGAGTGCTCCCCTGGCGCCCCCTCTCCTCGCCCCCCACCTGGCTCCCAGTGCTTGGAGTGCTCCCCTGGCGCCCCCCTGCTCGAGTGCATCCTtcccacccagccctgcccccgcGCTGCACTAA